The following coding sequences lie in one Vidua chalybeata isolate OUT-0048 chromosome 16, bVidCha1 merged haplotype, whole genome shotgun sequence genomic window:
- the MRM2 gene encoding rRNA methyltransferase 2, mitochondrial isoform X2 — MAGTGRAAIAGGRCLHTTVKFLRKTGAEQRWLERHLKDPFVKASKQQHYRCRSAFKLLEIDDKLCVLRPGFSVLDCGAAPGAWSQVAVERVNALGTDAAVPTGFVLGVDLLRISPLEGAVFLSETDMAEPSTLRAIQSLLPLGKADVILSDMAPNATGIKELDHQKLISLCLGLLDMSQSILKPKGTMLCKFWDGSEARLLQNRLKEQFQDVRTIKPQASRKDSAESYYLARLYRGK; from the exons ATGGCGGGCACAGGGCGAGCTGCTATTGCCGGGGGACG ATGCCTGCACACCACGGTGAAGTTTCTGAGGAAAactggagctgagcagaggtGGTTGGAGCGGCACTTGAAGGATCCCTTTGTCAAGGCATCGAAGCAGCAGCATTACCGGTGCCGAAGTGCCTTCAAGTTGCTGGAAATTGATGACAAGCTCTGTGTTCTTCGTCCAGGATTTTCTGTTCTTGACTGTGGAGCAGCACCTGGTGCTTGGAGCCAGGTTGCTGTAGAGAGGGTCAATGCCTTAGGTACTG atgctgctgtccccactggcTTTGTGCTTGGCGTGGACCTGCTGCGGATTTCTCCTCTGGAAGGAGCGGTTTTCCTGTCGGAGACTGACATGGCAGAGCCCAGCACGCTGAGGGCCATCCAGAGCCTGCTTCCCTTAGGGAAGGCAGATGTCATCCTGAGTGACATGGCACCCAACGCCACGGGCATCAAAGAGCTGGATCATCAGAAGCTGATCAGTCTGTGTTTAGGCCTTCTGGATATGTCCCAAAGCATTTTAAAGCCAAAAGGAACGATGCTCTGTAAATTCTGGGATGGATCCGAGGCCCGTCTGCTGCAAAACAGACTGAAGGAGCAGTTCCAGGATGTGAGAACTATAAAGCCTCAGGCCAGCCGGAAGGACTCTGCGGAATCTTATTACTTGGCAAGGCTGTACAGAGGGAAATGA
- the MRM2 gene encoding rRNA methyltransferase 2, mitochondrial isoform X1, with translation MSVWGFRLMPPGGSARAGAVALGCSAESLQELGHPSVPLSGSRRPPAPLRQHRSAGITLPCRVRKTPEQKPEWDLFPPLAQDNTCLHTTVKFLRKTGAEQRWLERHLKDPFVKASKQQHYRCRSAFKLLEIDDKLCVLRPGFSVLDCGAAPGAWSQVAVERVNALGTDAAVPTGFVLGVDLLRISPLEGAVFLSETDMAEPSTLRAIQSLLPLGKADVILSDMAPNATGIKELDHQKLISLCLGLLDMSQSILKPKGTMLCKFWDGSEARLLQNRLKEQFQDVRTIKPQASRKDSAESYYLARLYRGK, from the exons ATgagtgtttggggttttaggtTAATGCCGCCCGGCGGTTCCGCCCGGGCAGGGGCCGTGGCTCTTGGTTGCTCTGCCGAGAGCTTGCAGGAGCTCGGGCATCCCTCCGTTCCTCTGAGCGGCTCACGGAGGCCACCGGCCCCACTGAGGCAGCACAGGAGTGCTGGGATCACTCTGCCATGTCGTGTCCGTAAAACACCTGAGCAGAAGCCGGAGTGGGATCTCTTTCCCCCCTTAGCTCAGGATAACAC ATGCCTGCACACCACGGTGAAGTTTCTGAGGAAAactggagctgagcagaggtGGTTGGAGCGGCACTTGAAGGATCCCTTTGTCAAGGCATCGAAGCAGCAGCATTACCGGTGCCGAAGTGCCTTCAAGTTGCTGGAAATTGATGACAAGCTCTGTGTTCTTCGTCCAGGATTTTCTGTTCTTGACTGTGGAGCAGCACCTGGTGCTTGGAGCCAGGTTGCTGTAGAGAGGGTCAATGCCTTAGGTACTG atgctgctgtccccactggcTTTGTGCTTGGCGTGGACCTGCTGCGGATTTCTCCTCTGGAAGGAGCGGTTTTCCTGTCGGAGACTGACATGGCAGAGCCCAGCACGCTGAGGGCCATCCAGAGCCTGCTTCCCTTAGGGAAGGCAGATGTCATCCTGAGTGACATGGCACCCAACGCCACGGGCATCAAAGAGCTGGATCATCAGAAGCTGATCAGTCTGTGTTTAGGCCTTCTGGATATGTCCCAAAGCATTTTAAAGCCAAAAGGAACGATGCTCTGTAAATTCTGGGATGGATCCGAGGCCCGTCTGCTGCAAAACAGACTGAAGGAGCAGTTCCAGGATGTGAGAACTATAAAGCCTCAGGCCAGCCGGAAGGACTCTGCGGAATCTTATTACTTGGCAAGGCTGTACAGAGGGAAATGA